From Triticum dicoccoides isolate Atlit2015 ecotype Zavitan unplaced genomic scaffold, WEW_v2.0 scaffold152074, whole genome shotgun sequence, the proteins below share one genomic window:
- the LOC119344064 gene encoding uncharacterized protein LOC119344064, giving the protein MKARQLVNVVMRRYGMGSSLYAVSRIKPEEQLFYPSTKEAQASSTGEMETISISRMPAPSLRLELSVSKEDKRLDFLPFYERGSGGHSKILCVDAEGRTVLYDTDAGLLHSMPCLGTPKGPNPVSFSILDREPRDPGRADALYVMGRCCDYFDFEALMYCDPSSGRKGWRWHQLPPPPVPRAAASAVGCHALIHDEGDPILVVSSAKTSGVGTHCFNTSTNRWFKAGRWTLPFVGRAERVSELDNLWFGIGGGWPYDLCAMDLYSLRAAGAEAPGLAYSWGDLSLPDDWVMMDCSMVYLGGGKFCVAKIFEFRVGVDRLGMGAVISGLEVVRRGEPSKLVMVKHKSKFYKFTRDEIECIL; this is encoded by the coding sequence ATGAAGGCACGGCAGTTGGTGAACGTGGTGATGCGGAGGTACGGCATGGGCAGCAGCCTCTATGCGGTGAGCCGCATCAAGCCCGAGGAGCAGCTCTTCTACCCATCTACCAAGGAGGCGCAAGCATCCAGCACGGGGGAGATggagaccatctccatctccaggaTGCCCGCGCCCAGCCTGAGGCTGGAGCTCTCCGTCTCCAAGGAGGACAAGAGGCTGGATTTCCTGCCTTTCTACGAGCGCGGCAGCGGCGGGCACAGCAAGATCCTCTGCGTCGACGCCGAGGGCCGCACCGTCCTGTACGACACCGACGCCGGCCTCCTCCACTCGATGCCCTGCCTCGGCACCCCCAAGGGGCCCAACCCTGTCTCCTTCTCCATCCTGGACAGGGAGCCCCGGGATCCCGGGCGGGCGGACGCCTTGTACGTCATGGGCAGGTGCTGCGACTACTTTGACTTCGAGGCCCTCATGTATTGCGACCCCTCCAGCGGCAGGAAAGGCTGGCGGTGGCATCAGCTCCCGCCGCCGCCTgtgcctcgcgccgccgcctccgccgtcgggTGCCACGCGCTCATCCACGACGAAGGCGACCCCATCCTCGTCGTCTCGTCCGCCAAGACGAGCGGCGTTGGCACCCACTGCTTCAACACGTCCACCAATAGGTGGTTCAAGGCTGGACGCTGGACGCTGCCGTTCGTCGGCCGCGCCGAGCGTGTTAGCGAGCTCGACAACCTCTGGTTTGGCATCGGCGGCGGCTGGCCCTACGACCTGTGCGCGATGGACCTctactccctccgcgccgccggcgcCGAGGCTCCGGGGCTGGCGTACAGCTGGGGAGACCTTAGCCTGCCGGACGACTGGGTGATGATGGACTGCAGCATGGTGTACCTGGGCGGCGGCAAGTTCTGCGTCGCGAAAATCTTTGAGTTCCGCGTCGGCGTTGACCGATTGGGGATGGGTGCTGTCATCTCTGGCTTGGAGGTGGTGCGCCGCGGCGAGCCATCCAAACTCGTGATGGTCAAGCACAAGTCCAAGTTCTACAAGTTTACCAGGGATGAGATCGAGTGTATCCTCTAG